The Archocentrus centrarchus isolate MPI-CPG fArcCen1 chromosome 12, fArcCen1, whole genome shotgun sequence nucleotide sequence agaaaaaaaaaaggtcagctaTTAAACACCTAGAATTGGAAATCTTAATTACCAAATTAAACTTTAACCTGATTCATTTATTTAGTATTGACCATTTTGTTTTACTataatatagatttttttttttaaagtataaataaaatcCATGCGATATAATGGCCAGTGTTTTCTTAAGCATGAACACAACAtaacttatttttattgatttatttttgtgtgtatgtgcaaatATTTTTTGTGGTATCGAAGCGTAAGTATTTAAAGTAAATCGCTCCCAAAATGAAAtggccagtaaaaaaaaaaagtctcacccgggaaacagaaaaggaaacacaaaCCGAGGAGGGAGGGAAAGCTAAGAAACACGGTTCAGGTGAAGTGAAATACCTAATCACTATGATTACGGTGTTTTCACACTGCCGAGCTTTATTTTATCTATTAAGCGTGACGCCTTCTTGCTGCATCATTAAACAGTTGTGTCCATTAGGAGATAATTATACCAAGTTTGGCCCATGCCCTCATATTAAGCACAATAAACGtcctcagctgtcattttgctCGTCTATGGCCGCTTCCCTTCGTGATTTTTACGGCAAGTTTAAAAGACTaaaatgtttgttgtgattccATCTTGTCTCTTTCAGAAATTCCAGTGTGTGCAGGCTGCAATCAACACATTGTCGACCGCTTTATCCTCAAAGTGCTTGATCGCCACTGGCACAGCAAGTGCCTAAAGTGCAGTGACTGCCAGGCACAACTGGCGGACAAGTGCTTCACCAGGGGCGACAGTGTCTACTGCAAAGACGATTTCTTCAAGTGAGCAGCTTTCAGAAAAACTAAGTCAATGCTAATCagatatatgaaaaaaaaaaatattatcttATGATGAATCCTCATTTTTGTCTTCCTGAGAAAGTTGTGTACTGATTGCAACCGTCAAATTTTTCCAAAAGGAGATTCGGGACCAAATGCGCAGCTTGTCAGCAGGGGATTCCGCCCACACAAGTGGTGAGGAGAGCGCAGGACTTCGTCTACCACCTGCACTGCTTTGCCTGCATCGTATGCAAGCGGCAGCTTGCCACAGGTGACGAATACTATCTGATGGAGGACAGCAGGCTGGTCTGTAAGGCCGACTACGAGACTGCCAAACAGAGAGGTGAACTGCAGCTATTATTGCATTTGTCAAATTCAAAGCTATGATATGTTGTACTTTCTGTGTTGACTTGTTTTAAGTTACCTGCCATGGCAGACGTCATCCTTAAACTTTGACCCGCCTGCGCTAATTGCACCATTGCCCGCAAACCAATCGATACTAAACTGCATAAAGCGCAGGTCAGAAGGATTACATCTGCACTCTGCACGTGAAAGGATCAGCTTTCAATAACTCTTATTATAGTGGGCGGGGTGGGCTGGGTAGAGACGTAATAAGAGATAGTTGGATGTATATCTGACCGCGAGAGCAGTATATGCGTGTGTCTTAAAAAATATGATTGTATGCAGTCTTCATTATTATTTACAGCACGgtaataatatattattatgGTTATTCATGCTATAGGTTCAAGAATTTTTTCTACCACAGTTATTTCAATATATACATGTTTTAAAGGTGATTTTTTACGTTAGAAATGCTGCAAATAAACATTTCACTGTTTATGTTTTGCAGGTAtagtttcttccttttattcATGTGTATTATCTGTAATTGAAGTCTGAACATAATAGTttttaataggaaaaaaaaggtctatgattaaaatgaattaaggTCCAAGACCACTAAAagtgcttcaaaataaaagtatgcAGTTATAGCTGTTTACCCCCAAAACTGTTATCCTTAAAACATACTATAGgttcaaaaaagttttaatgAGGGCAGTTTAATGAACACCAAATGCATATTGGGGGCACTAAGCAAGTTTGTCATTAGCTATTAGATGCAATGTTTATAGATTAATGCCTGTATACTGTTTTCAAAAGGATAGCTGGCTTATAGTATAGTTGAAATGATATAATGCGGTGCAGGCCAACAGACCAAAACATGTTCACCAGATACTGTTTTATGCTTTACCTCACACTGCTGAAAGTCCCAGCAGGCTCGTTCCTGATAGGGCAGACTGGGCATGGCCGATTTTTATCTCCCCATCTGTTTGTTTGAATTTACTGTGCTGATTTATGCAGTGAGTTAACACAAGTTttcaccaaaaacacacacgttTATTTTACTAATGACAGGGTGCAATTACTTGGGCAGCATCCATTTGGATGATGGTTTTGTATTTTGCTGTGCTGGCAAACAGATGTGCAGGCATGATGCAGTTATGCACAGCACTCCAGATTTAGGGTTTATGACCTGAAGGGAATTTATCCATTTATGCAAGATTAGGAAACTGTATATAAAGCAGGTTATGTGCTGTAAGTAATAAGTATATGTTTCTATCAAAGAGTTAAATGTTGGTGACCCAGGATGTCTGTAAAAAATTTGCTGCATGGACTATACTggagtttattcatttattacaaATTTTATTGATAGTAGTTGCTTTGGCATAACacacttttaattatttaatttgtcTTTATATGTCTTTAGCCCATATATAGtgagaacaaaaataaacaccttTCAGGTCCACGTAACATCTCAATAAGGTCTACCTAGTGCTGACATTGTATGTTGGGTATCCTTACAGAGGCCGATTCTACTGCAAAAAGGCCACGAACGACCATCACTGCAAAACAGTTAGAGACGCTGAAGAACGCTTACAATAACTCTCCCAAACCTGCCCGCCACGTGCGAGAGCAGCTGTCATCAGAGACGGGCCTGGATATGCGGGTTGTGCAGGTAGAGTATATTATTATCCATTAAAGGCTATTCCATTAGTGTCCTGACTTCATTATCAAGGCACAATTGTGGCTGACCTGGCACAAGTGTACTGTACGAACTGTgcgtatgtgtgcatgtgcgtagGAGGGTGGGGGGGATTTACGGCTAGATGGAGTAAAATGAAGTCCAAATGAAAGTCAGCGTAGTTTAAGTGCAAGCTCGTTAACAATGCTAAGAGGGCCCCTCACATATTGTCTGCTGCTGAGGAGCCTCATCCTGGTTGCTGGGTGGTGGTCatatatattgttttatttgcaaGGACAAAAGTAGAGACAGAAGCCACTAAAATGCTCCTCATTATTCACTGAAAAGGAAAGGGTGAAGAGGGTTCACTCAGGGTGGCATCTCATTAAAGAGAATGTAAAACTGCTTTCTGTGCTTGTGGCTAAAACGAATAAATTTTGTGCGCAAGATAAaattgatgagaaaaaaaaaatacatttttgcatttAGTATCAGACTTCACAGACACCAGAAGGCAGTGAGATTACAGACAAATTAAGACCACCAGCTGCACATATACTGCAGTCTGTAAGCCAGCGTTAGACCAGATCAAAAGCAAACCTACAAAATTTCAAATATTTGAAGTTCCAAGTGAGTCTGCTCCCTCAGATGAGGACAACTTGTAGCTGTCATGAAGTTAATTAAATGCATGATAAATCTGGTGTAGGGGACACTAGCAGTGACACCGAACAGGATTACTGTTCGGTGTCACTGCTCAAGTCTCCCACTTGCACTGAAGTGGGTGCAAAGTGGTATCCAGACAGTCTTTGaacattaattttgttttaatgttttaaagcaTAGTATGTGCATCACGTAAGGAGCAGAGGACATCAGCTGTAGGAGACTTTGACTTCTGTAAGAGTCACAACGATGAAATAACGCTCACTATTTGTTTAAAGTTCACTACACTGAGAAAACCAAGTAAATTAGGCAACCAAATCAagctgaaatgtatttatttttattagacTGTcttctaaaaataaatttaaaataattgttttttaattctagggttttttttattattcagacaCTTTATTTGTATCTAATACATTTCTGATAAATAATCACAACTTGGCCtaaaaattcttcttcttcttcttcttcttcttcttcttcttcttcttcttcttcttcttcttcttcttcttcttcttcttcttcttcttcttcttccctccaGGTATGGTTTCAGAACAGACGAGCTAAAGAAAAAAGGCTGAAGAAAGACGCCGGGCGGCAAAGATGGGGGCAGTACTTCCGCAATATGAAGAGGTCAAGGGGAAGCTCCAAATCTGACAAGGACAGCATCCAGGAGGAGGGCATGGACAGTGATGCAGAGGTGTCCTTCACAGGTAGAGTCAACAACCAAATAATTAAGAGATCAGGCAGCCAGTTTTACATGTGACGTAAGAAAAGCAGAGCTGTTACTACTAACATAAAGATGGCTCCATCcataaattttatttacttacttatgTACTAAAATAATCTGCTTTTTCAAAATTTCCTTCCTCAAGCGGTGGTGATATTCAGTAAGAATCTAATGTATAATAGTCCAGCCACATCAGAAAGTGCTGTAGTAAAGCATCAGTTTGACTGGATGTTGTAATTGGAAAACAAGCACATTAGCTAACAAGTGTGCAACACAAGCTGCTATGATAACCTCCCCAAGCCACTTGCAGGTtttgctgagctgtgacatatAGTATATTCTCtcctttggtatttttttttttttttttatgggtttAGTATATTTAGTAGATTATTTCACTCAAGAAAGGCTTGCTGATCAGTTACCAAGCTAAAAAATGTTACCTCAATCAGGAGGCAGTGCACAAAGTTTAATTTGTGCACTGCACCAACTCTGTTACATCAACTCTGCAAATTTTAAGTACTCTTGTAATGGCTGCTATGGGATAAATATGGAAGATATTAATCTCAAATACTACTTTATCTTCTTTTCCATGTTGGACAGATGAACCACCCATGTCAGAGCTTGGCCACACTAATGGCATTTACAGCAGCCTGAGTGAGTCCTCTCCAGCTATGGGAGGCCGCCAAGCGGGCAACAACCACAACTCTTTCCCCCTTGAGCATGGCGTCCTCCCCTCTCAGGACCAGTTCCACGACATCCGCTCCAACAGCCCTTACAGCCTTCCTCAATCGCCGGGGTCACTTCAGGCGCTACCCAGACACCAGCCTCTGATCTCCAACCTAGTCTACCCTGACTCTGGCATATCTATCATGACCCAAGGCAGTGGACCTGGGATCAACCCTGCTGTAAGGGTTTCCATGGGTGCAGCTAACGGCCCCAGCTCAGACCTCTCCACTGGCAGCAGCGGTGGATACCCAGATTTTCCCGCCAGTCCTGCCTCCTGGTTAGATGAAGTGGACCACGGGCAGTTTTGATTGGTCAACAACAAgaaatttgagctttttttctgcatttttgtgtCTTCTGTTGGATTTTAAGATTTGGAAAATAGTCACACAGGACAGTGATTGTGTAAGGAAAGGAAGAAAGGGAACGCTGTCCTTGGATCTCACCAATAGCTGATTCAGTGTATGTTGTCTGGATGAAAGTAAGGAAGAAAATGTCCCTCATTTTAAGCACTTGGCCTAACAATTATCCTTCAGTAGTAAGACTGTATGCAAAGTAAGGAGTTCACAAATTCTCCATTTTCATACATCTCTCTTTAAGAACAATATAGAGaccacaggcacactcagaaaaTTTAGACATCAACCTTTTGTTTGCTTTACCCACTCTCCCACTCCTCCCACTGCTTTTTGATAACTACAGTGTGGTAGGTGCAGAATTCAGTTAGACATTCAAAGTCTTTAAATGTCTGGTTGTTGCCAAATgtctatataaatatatataatggtTTATCATTGTGGagactttatttttatacaaaCCCCTTCTTGGACATGAATAAGAACCTGCATATGAGGACTTTGTACATTCTTGAACAGGGATATAGGCAAAAATGTAGATGTTGTCTTAAATGGTACCTAGGGATCCAATTACTtctatgcatttgtgtgttctCAGATGTATCTCGTTCGTTTCATTCTACTGGAAAACACCCCAAGGAAGAACTGTAGTACCCGGGGTCTGATGTAtatgtttgtttctgtggaaaaaacaatgttttatgTCTTATTTATTCTGTCtggtaatgatgatgatgatgatgattcctAATTAAATGACAGGACTTTAATAAATTTGTCACCTAAATCAAAATGGAATTCAGTCCTTTTTGGTTGCTCTACAAAATGGTGCATCATACATTATGAGACCAAAAGAATAATGAGTGCTCATAAAAGTAACTGAGTAAAGTGTATAAAAGGTTATttggaagattaaaaaaaaaaaacaaaaaaaaaactgaagataaaatttaattatattttggacacattttaagttattttaagcACTTGAAAAATTATTgtcaaagcaaagaaataagaACTAACAAATGAAGTATCACCTTTTATTCATCTTACCTGCAGCAGCATCTATCTTATATCTAGCATATCTATAGTACATATCGCCACAGTGACTGTGAAACCAGAGCAAGCCTGCAGTTCTGCCTGTGTCTGCAAATTGAGTATCTGGCTAACTACCAACACTGTATCAGGGGTTCAACAGCTCTTTAGTGGAGAAATTTGATGCAGTCAACCCATCAATTCAGAGATTACTGGGTCTTGTTTGCCCAAATGCCCCTATGGGAAAGGAATCTCCAATCCATTATCCAAGAAGGGATCAAGTGCCCCTTGTGAATTTCCTCATTTGTTTAGTTATTCAAAGTCAGATTCAATTAAATAGATTAAacagtaaatgtgtgtgtgcatgcaagtgaatgtgtgtgggggAGCCTGTTTACGTGTTTGCTTCTATAAGCGCCTGTGATATGTGCGTATGGAAACACCCTTGCATGTCAGTAGGTGTTGATACGGATTTTAAATCCTTATGCTTTctatacctttttttttgtttaaattgtatgcatttatttatatattgatGTATGTGCCTGTCATCTATAAGCCATTTGCAGTGGGTTCTTAAAGCCagtattttcactttttattttacctGTTTCACTTCGAGCATCCTACATATGTAGATCCACTATGTTTATAATGAATAAACCATGATGGAGAAAAGTTGAATAAATTTACAGAAGCAGTATACACCGTTGAAaaccttttatttttgtctttttccttttttctattttatgttACCTCATGTAGTTTTGCTTAAAAGATGAATTGGAAAAGACTATCCACAGCATATTTGAAATTATCCCTGCATTCTGTCAGGTTTTGGAGAATGCACTCAAAGTAAACACTGCTGCATGCAAagagtctgagtctgagtc carries:
- the lhx3 gene encoding LIM/homeobox protein Lhx3 isoform X2 yields the protein MDGHGEFNSAKEAPNNAEMLLALLSHSEELRKEIPVCAGCNQHIVDRFILKVLDRHWHSKCLKCSDCQAQLADKCFTRGDSVYCKDDFFKRFGTKCAACQQGIPPTQVVRRAQDFVYHLHCFACIVCKRQLATGDEYYLMEDSRLVCKADYETAKQREADSTAKRPRTTITAKQLETLKNAYNNSPKPARHVREQLSSETGLDMRVVQVWFQNRRAKEKRLKKDAGRQRWGQYFRNMKRSRGSSKSDKDSIQEEGMDSDAEVSFTDEPPMSELGHTNGIYSSLSESSPAMGGRQAGNNHNSFPLEHGVLPSQDQFHDIRSNSPYSLPQSPGSLQALPRHQPLISNLVYPDSGISIMTQGSGPGINPAVRVSMGAANGPSSDLSTGSSGGYPDFPASPASWLDEVDHGQF
- the lhx3 gene encoding LIM/homeobox protein Lhx3 isoform X1, which gives rise to MLLEHPGSSCQNTGNFSRYNSGQEIPVCAGCNQHIVDRFILKVLDRHWHSKCLKCSDCQAQLADKCFTRGDSVYCKDDFFKRFGTKCAACQQGIPPTQVVRRAQDFVYHLHCFACIVCKRQLATGDEYYLMEDSRLVCKADYETAKQREADSTAKRPRTTITAKQLETLKNAYNNSPKPARHVREQLSSETGLDMRVVQVWFQNRRAKEKRLKKDAGRQRWGQYFRNMKRSRGSSKSDKDSIQEEGMDSDAEVSFTDEPPMSELGHTNGIYSSLSESSPAMGGRQAGNNHNSFPLEHGVLPSQDQFHDIRSNSPYSLPQSPGSLQALPRHQPLISNLVYPDSGISIMTQGSGPGINPAVRVSMGAANGPSSDLSTGSSGGYPDFPASPASWLDEVDHGQF